A region from the Desulfitobacterium dehalogenans ATCC 51507 genome encodes:
- a CDS encoding sodium:solute symporter family protein has product MFNIPLLIVILYIIALFGISVYASKRAKGTEGFLLAGRQMTTPLIAVLITGLAIGGASTIGVAEQAYNVGLAAGWYNVAWGAGAICMGMLAAAKYRSMNITTVPEMFEKFYDVKGRVICVLSQITIQLVITSLQYLAGGAILASLLPSVFTLQSGIIISAIVFIGITFVGGMWSAGISNILNVVLIYLGIAVATISTLMNQGGIAQIAVKLPQEVPYFHWVDGLGWIVIAGWFAVMITQTMSIQGTVQISLSAKDAKTARNGFVIGGLLMLPIGFLAALMGIAAKGMYPDMSATLALPQMIMSQPPILAGITLAALWAADVSTAGSLLLGSATLFSQDIYKRFLRPDSDEKHLMWVTKFSVIALGVLTFTLALTISGILKTIMIGLSLTTAFTVVFLFTVFAPGLARRSSAFYTNLVGIAAIILWQFIPVIRVFPHVIYLEWIVCLITFLLVPIFDRQPIQTGNKEASVLGQIAK; this is encoded by the coding sequence ATGTTCAATATACCTTTGCTGATTGTAATTCTTTATATTATTGCGTTATTTGGAATTAGTGTTTATGCCTCTAAACGCGCCAAGGGAACGGAAGGATTCCTCCTTGCCGGTCGTCAGATGACGACTCCTCTCATTGCCGTATTGATTACAGGTTTAGCCATCGGCGGGGCTTCGACCATTGGTGTGGCGGAACAGGCCTATAATGTGGGACTTGCTGCCGGCTGGTATAATGTGGCCTGGGGTGCAGGGGCGATCTGTATGGGAATGTTGGCTGCCGCCAAATACCGTAGTATGAATATCACTACAGTTCCCGAGATGTTTGAGAAGTTCTATGATGTTAAAGGCCGGGTGATCTGTGTACTCAGTCAAATTACCATTCAACTGGTCATAACATCCCTGCAATACCTTGCCGGCGGAGCGATCCTGGCCTCCTTGCTCCCTTCCGTGTTTACGCTGCAGTCGGGAATCATTATAAGTGCCATTGTTTTTATTGGAATTACCTTCGTCGGAGGAATGTGGTCCGCCGGTATTTCGAATATCTTAAATGTAGTTTTGATCTATCTGGGAATTGCTGTGGCGACCATTTCCACTCTCATGAACCAAGGTGGGATTGCACAGATCGCTGTGAAGCTTCCCCAAGAGGTCCCGTATTTTCATTGGGTGGATGGTCTGGGCTGGATTGTCATTGCCGGCTGGTTTGCCGTGATGATCACGCAAACCATGTCCATTCAAGGTACAGTACAGATTTCCTTAAGTGCCAAGGATGCGAAGACAGCACGGAATGGATTTGTCATTGGGGGGCTTTTGATGCTGCCCATAGGTTTTCTCGCCGCCTTGATGGGAATTGCTGCCAAGGGAATGTATCCGGATATGAGTGCAACCCTGGCGCTGCCCCAAATGATTATGTCGCAGCCTCCGATACTTGCCGGAATCACCCTTGCCGCTCTTTGGGCTGCGGATGTATCTACAGCAGGAAGTTTATTATTAGGTTCCGCCACCTTATTTTCCCAGGATATCTATAAACGCTTTTTACGTCCGGATAGCGATGAGAAGCATTTAATGTGGGTGACAAAGTTTTCGGTGATCGCTTTAGGTGTACTGACCTTTACTTTAGCTTTGACGATCAGTGGGATTCTGAAGACGATTATGATCGGACTTAGCCTGACCACAGCTTTTACCGTTGTATTCCTGTTTACTGTTTTTGCGCCGGGGCTTGCCCGGAGGAGTTCAGCTTTTTATACGAATCTCGTGGGGATTGCGGCAATTATTTTATGGCAATTTATCCCGGTCATAAGGGTGTTCCCTCATGTGATTTATCTGGAGTGGATTGTCTGTTTAATTACGTTTTTATTGGTGCCTATTTTTGATCGACAGCCCATTCAAACAGGAAATAAAGAGGCTTCTGTATTAGGACAAATTGCAAAGTAG
- a CDS encoding DUF4491 family protein, translating into MSFQGVIIGIMVFIIIGVFHPIVIKGEYYFGKRIWPLFLVAGVVLIGASLFITNNMLSAIVSVTGFSCLWSIHEILEQEKRVKKGWFPSNPNRK; encoded by the coding sequence ATGAGTTTTCAGGGTGTGATCATAGGAATCATGGTTTTTATCATAATCGGTGTCTTTCATCCCATCGTTATCAAGGGAGAGTACTATTTCGGAAAAAGGATCTGGCCCTTATTCTTGGTCGCAGGGGTGGTACTGATCGGCGCTTCTCTATTCATCACGAATAATATGCTTTCCGCAATCGTCAGTGTGACAGGCTTCTCCTGTCTCTGGAGTATCCATGAAATTCTTGAGCAGGAAAAACGGGTGAAAAAAGGCTGGTTTCCAAGCAATCCGAACAGAAAGTGA
- a CDS encoding double-CXXCG motif protein: MVDVHKVYIEGDEMRYYCLEIDEGNKKKYAYGLSVTEWPRKWILCSKCQREWKKSVMHDFGTDTPIVLSNDNYPDFLWFYINHISEKAKDVLEREKITGYRLEKAPVLSFNDLTDMQLKELRRHGTRVNKIPTVPPAYYKLHVDVCAELYRKSNIILLDSCSECGYETYLAESKERIESRDSLFLRGESLNGIDLFRAKGYGVNIYCSERFVEAYQRHELTGLMFTEIVVL; the protein is encoded by the coding sequence ATGGTTGATGTCCATAAAGTATATATTGAAGGTGATGAGATGCGATATTATTGTTTAGAAATTGATGAAGGAAACAAGAAAAAATACGCCTATGGGTTAAGTGTAACCGAATGGCCAAGAAAATGGATTCTTTGCTCCAAATGCCAGAGAGAATGGAAAAAAAGCGTAATGCATGACTTTGGAACAGATACCCCTATTGTTTTGTCTAATGATAATTATCCTGATTTTCTCTGGTTTTATATTAATCATATTTCAGAGAAAGCTAAAGACGTTCTGGAAAGAGAAAAGATTACGGGCTATAGACTAGAGAAAGCCCCTGTGTTATCCTTCAATGATTTAACTGATATGCAACTTAAGGAGCTCCGGCGCCATGGTACCCGGGTCAATAAAATACCCACAGTCCCGCCTGCCTATTACAAACTTCATGTTGATGTGTGCGCCGAACTTTATAGAAAATCAAACATTATTCTGCTCGATAGTTGCTCGGAATGCGGCTATGAAACATACCTTGCCGAGAGCAAGGAGCGGATTGAATCGAGAGATAGCCTTTTTTTGAGGGGGGAGTCTCTCAATGGAATAGATCTGTTCAGGGCCAAGGGCTACGGTGTTAATATCTATTGCTCTGAAAGATTTGTTGAAGCCTATCAAAGACACGAGCTGACAGGATTGATGTTTACTGAGATTGTAGTGCTTTGA
- a CDS encoding P-loop NTPase, which yields MIRAAIYGKGGIGKSTTTSNLAVALSEMGYKVMQIGCDPKADSTRMLTGGRPIQTVLELVRSKRDDLQVGDFVQEGYNGVLCVEAGGPMPGIGCAGRGIITAFDTLAEMKAYEVYQPDIVLYDVLGDVVCGGFAMPLRGEYTDVVFIITSGEMMSMYAASNIAAALANFRNRDYARYGGLILNRRNVDKEMELVQQLSAETQGELISVIPRAAEIQRGEEQGKTVMELFPETEIAQSYRTLARHFIEVCGHE from the coding sequence ATGATCAGAGCAGCTATTTACGGCAAAGGAGGGATTGGCAAATCCACTACCACATCCAATTTGGCGGTAGCCTTGAGTGAGATGGGTTATAAAGTGATGCAGATCGGCTGCGATCCCAAGGCGGATTCCACAAGAATGTTGACCGGAGGGAGGCCCATTCAAACCGTATTGGAGCTGGTGCGCAGCAAACGGGATGACCTGCAGGTGGGGGACTTTGTGCAAGAGGGATATAACGGAGTTCTTTGTGTGGAAGCCGGCGGTCCCATGCCGGGTATCGGCTGTGCCGGACGGGGAATTATCACCGCCTTTGATACCTTGGCAGAAATGAAGGCATATGAAGTCTACCAACCGGATATTGTGCTTTACGATGTGCTGGGGGATGTGGTCTGCGGCGGGTTCGCCATGCCTTTGCGGGGAGAATATACGGATGTGGTTTTTATAATTACCTCGGGAGAGATGATGTCCATGTACGCAGCGTCCAATATCGCCGCAGCTTTGGCCAATTTCCGCAACCGGGATTATGCCCGTTACGGGGGGCTGATTCTGAACCGGCGCAATGTGGACAAGGAGATGGAGCTGGTGCAGCAGCTATCGGCGGAAACCCAGGGTGAGCTCATTTCCGTTATCCCCCGGGCGGCTGAGATACAGAGAGGGGAAGAGCAGGGCAAGACAGTCATGGAGTTATTTCCCGAAACGGAGATCGCTCAAAGTTACCGCACTTTGGCCCGGCATTTCATTGAGGTATGCGGTCATGAGTAA
- a CDS encoding nitrogenase component 1 — translation MLRISAAVEELLEVLEPAPKAFVLYFNCIDDFLGTDEKALLRELKSRFLGHHFTVCHINPVAADEKISQGMRKHNQMYELLEYTEEKDEGINLIGNYVSLDQESELFDLLADWGIKRVRELFACRTFEEYQKMAASRLNLVLVPMGLVAAQSMAEKLDIPYYFNPPSYLWFGPGVHGYRL, via the coding sequence ATGTTGAGAATATCGGCTGCGGTGGAAGAGCTTCTGGAGGTGCTTGAGCCGGCGCCTAAGGCCTTTGTGCTTTACTTTAATTGTATCGATGATTTCCTGGGTACCGATGAAAAAGCACTTTTGCGAGAGCTCAAAAGCCGTTTTCTCGGACATCATTTCACAGTCTGCCATATCAATCCCGTGGCGGCCGATGAAAAAATATCCCAGGGCATGCGCAAGCATAATCAGATGTATGAGCTGCTGGAATACACCGAGGAAAAGGACGAAGGTATTAATCTAATCGGCAATTATGTTTCTCTTGATCAGGAGAGCGAGCTCTTTGACCTTTTGGCGGACTGGGGGATTAAGAGAGTACGGGAGCTTTTTGCTTGTCGGACGTTTGAGGAATATCAAAAGATGGCGGCCAGTCGGCTGAACCTGGTACTAGTGCCCATGGGCTTGGTTGCTGCTCAAAGCATGGCGGAAAAGCTGGACATTCCTTATTATTTCAATCCCCCTTCCTATTTATGGTTTGGACCAGGAGTACATGGCTATCGGTTATGA
- a CDS encoding nitrogenase component 1 translates to MKRRRSSSRNSLPGSPVPAIIGRDMNGIAREIEARSGFAALGFATTGFSYYNKGISAAHLKLLKRFAVSGISTASKHVNILGLTPLDFSANDNGRDLIRLLEDNGFRINGSFWMQTELDQVRRAASAEVNLVVSQSGWAAARYLYTNYGIPYVAAAPLGMKHSRVVLEALRQTAADKQNRVIKGAVAEAGGDLPVADKAGALLIIGDQIVANSLRAALRQAGCGQSITVASFFGLEPELALPGDLLLKSEKQLIKLLRSGIYTRMIADPLILGLPAAAGLKGYSLPHPAISSLLHWQDMPLFIGEEFEKTILSWSD, encoded by the coding sequence TTGAAGCGGCGCAGAAGCTCAAGCCGGAATTCATTGCCGGGCAGCCCCGTGCCGGCGATCATCGGCAGGGATATGAACGGGATCGCCCGGGAAATTGAGGCGCGCAGTGGTTTTGCGGCACTAGGCTTTGCTACCACGGGATTTTCCTATTACAACAAGGGAATTTCTGCCGCCCATTTAAAACTGCTCAAACGATTCGCCGTTTCCGGAATCTCAACAGCTTCCAAACATGTAAATATTCTGGGCCTGACTCCGCTGGATTTCTCGGCCAACGATAACGGTAGGGATCTGATTCGTCTTCTGGAAGATAACGGCTTCCGGATTAACGGCAGTTTTTGGATGCAGACGGAGCTGGATCAGGTTCGGCGTGCCGCTTCTGCGGAGGTCAATCTGGTGGTATCCCAGTCTGGTTGGGCGGCTGCCCGGTATCTCTACACAAACTATGGTATTCCCTATGTAGCTGCAGCTCCTTTGGGGATGAAGCACAGCCGGGTTGTATTGGAGGCTTTACGTCAGACGGCGGCGGATAAGCAAAATCGTGTTATCAAGGGCGCCGTGGCAGAAGCCGGCGGAGATTTGCCGGTGGCCGATAAAGCGGGAGCCTTGTTGATCATCGGAGATCAGATCGTGGCCAATTCCCTTCGGGCCGCTCTCCGGCAAGCCGGTTGTGGGCAGAGCATTACCGTAGCCAGTTTTTTTGGCCTGGAGCCGGAATTGGCATTGCCTGGGGATCTCCTCCTGAAAAGCGAGAAACAGCTGATTAAGCTTCTCAGAAGCGGCATTTATACCAGGATGATCGCCGATCCCTTGATTCTCGGCCTTCCTGCCGCAGCCGGGCTTAAGGGTTATAGCCTTCCCCATCCGGCGATATCCAGCCTCCTTCATTGGCAGGATATGCCCCTTTTCATCGGCGAGGAATTTGAAAAGACCATATTAAGTTGGAGCGATTAA
- a CDS encoding molybdopterin-binding protein, whose amino-acid sequence MTCYPIIKDKPEELAEALDKALNVADLVLINGGSSKGAEDFNTALLEKKADLFRHGIRAIPGRPVGIAMIGGKPVINMPGPTFATFLAMDWCVSGLIHHNYGLTAPRRPKLKVRLTEPLHKRPDYEFYFRLILDRKEGGYEATPMAGTETYPILCCKWTLF is encoded by the coding sequence GTGACCTGTTATCCGATCATCAAGGATAAACCTGAGGAATTGGCGGAAGCCCTGGATAAGGCATTGAACGTTGCGGATTTAGTTTTGATCAATGGCGGATCCTCCAAAGGCGCTGAGGATTTCAATACCGCTCTCCTTGAGAAAAAGGCCGATCTTTTCCGGCACGGTATCAGGGCTATTCCCGGCAGGCCGGTGGGTATTGCTATGATCGGTGGGAAACCGGTGATCAATATGCCCGGACCTACTTTTGCCACCTTTCTAGCCATGGACTGGTGTGTATCCGGTCTGATCCATCATAATTATGGGCTGACGGCCCCCCGGCGGCCGAAGCTTAAAGTCCGTTTAACTGAGCCCCTTCATAAGCGGCCGGATTATGAATTTTATTTCAGGTTGATTTTGGATAGGAAAGAAGGGGGCTATGAAGCAACTCCCATGGCTGGGACCGAAACCTACCCGATTCTCTGCTGCAAATGGACGCTCTTTTGA
- a CDS encoding FecCD family ABC transporter permease, translating to MLSKFLPIPQYWDSTLETVVLQVRLPRIALGILVGGALSVSGASYQTLFKNPMVSPDLLGVSAGAGFGAALAMINDGSWWQIQTPAFTFGMIAVVAAYVIAYVFEKQTITILILGGIVVSSLFQSLLSIVKTLADTENQLPAITFWLMGGLGKGANQDVLLMLPAMLLSMALIFLFRHQINALAVGEDEAATMGVNVPLVKLVVVCSSTLMTVCSVSICGIIGWVAMVVPHIARMLTGANYSKLVTASFFIGGIFLLIIDNIIRGVEGVELPLGVLTALVGTPVFVLLLSRVKKGWS from the coding sequence ATCCTCTCCAAATTCCTGCCGATCCCCCAGTATTGGGATAGCACCCTGGAAACCGTCGTCCTCCAGGTGCGCCTGCCCAGGATTGCCCTCGGTATTCTGGTGGGAGGGGCCCTGTCCGTTTCCGGTGCTTCTTACCAGACCCTGTTTAAAAATCCCATGGTCTCTCCGGACCTTTTGGGAGTGTCGGCAGGGGCAGGTTTCGGGGCGGCCTTGGCCATGATCAACGATGGATCATGGTGGCAGATTCAGACCCCGGCATTTACCTTTGGGATGATTGCCGTGGTGGCCGCTTATGTGATCGCTTATGTCTTTGAGAAGCAGACGATTACGATCCTGATCCTGGGCGGGATTGTTGTCTCCAGTCTATTCCAGTCCCTGCTTTCGATTGTCAAGACTTTAGCCGATACGGAGAACCAATTGCCGGCCATTACGTTCTGGCTGATGGGGGGACTGGGCAAAGGGGCCAATCAGGATGTTCTCCTCATGCTGCCGGCTATGCTGCTCTCCATGGCCCTCATCTTCCTGTTCCGTCATCAGATCAATGCTCTGGCTGTCGGAGAAGATGAAGCGGCCACTATGGGTGTCAATGTACCCCTGGTCAAGCTGGTGGTGGTCTGTAGCTCCACCCTGATGACCGTCTGTTCGGTCAGCATCTGCGGGATTATCGGCTGGGTGGCCATGGTCGTACCCCATATTGCCCGGATGCTCACCGGTGCCAACTACTCCAAATTGGTTACCGCTTCCTTTTTTATCGGGGGAATCTTCCTGCTGATCATTGATAATATTATCCGCGGTGTGGAGGGAGTTGAACTCCCCCTTGGCGTACTGACTGCTTTGGTGGGGACTCCCGTCTTTGTCCTGCTCCTGTCCAGAGTGAAAAAGGGGTGGTCTTGA
- a CDS encoding ABC transporter ATP-binding protein, with the protein MLSVKELSFYYQPERIILRDISFELNSHDILCLLGPNGTGKTTLLRCILSLHKMKRGRITLNGLDLNKIPPKKRAELMAYVPQATTVAFPYEAAEIVQMGRVANLALGARPSSRDRKLAEEAMEKMGILHMRSYPFNEMSGGEKQMVLIARAIAQQAGILVMDEPTANLDYYNQVKMLKVIKTLAEQGYAILMTSHFPDHAFLACSKAVLMRDGVIMAQGHPDDVVTTGNLTRLYSTPVCVAEARLDSTDTTMKVCIPVMNNEQ; encoded by the coding sequence ATGCTGAGCGTCAAAGAACTAAGCTTTTATTACCAGCCTGAGCGAATCATCCTTAGAGATATTTCCTTTGAGCTGAACAGTCATGACATCCTCTGTCTGCTGGGGCCTAACGGAACCGGGAAAACAACGCTGCTCAGGTGCATCCTTTCTCTCCATAAAATGAAAAGGGGCAGGATTACCCTGAACGGACTGGATTTAAATAAAATTCCCCCTAAAAAGCGGGCGGAGCTGATGGCTTATGTTCCCCAGGCTACCACTGTAGCTTTTCCATATGAAGCGGCAGAGATCGTGCAGATGGGAAGGGTGGCGAATCTGGCCCTGGGGGCCCGGCCCTCAAGCCGGGACCGAAAACTGGCTGAAGAAGCCATGGAGAAGATGGGAATTCTGCATATGCGAAGCTATCCCTTTAATGAGATGAGCGGCGGGGAAAAGCAGATGGTGCTGATCGCCAGGGCTATTGCCCAGCAGGCCGGAATCCTGGTCATGGACGAGCCCACCGCCAATCTGGATTATTACAACCAGGTCAAAATGCTCAAGGTCATTAAAACCTTAGCCGAGCAGGGCTATGCCATCTTAATGACTTCCCATTTTCCGGATCATGCCTTTCTGGCCTGCAGCAAAGCAGTCCTCATGCGGGATGGAGTGATCATGGCTCAAGGGCATCCTGACGATGTCGTAACCACCGGGAATCTGACCAGGCTTTACTCCACGCCGGTCTGCGTGGCTGAAGCAAGGCTGGATTCTACGGATACCACCATGAAAGTGTGTATCCCGGTTATGAATAATGAACAATAA
- the tyrS gene encoding tyrosine--tRNA ligase produces MKTVEEQFRIITKGVSMLVNEEELKNKLAESLKNNRPLIIKLGLDPSAPDIHLGHAVVLRKIKQMQDLGHEAVIIIGDFTGKIGDPSGKAKGRNALSDEQVKENAKTYFEQIFKVLDKKKTTVRYNSEWLSQLNFEDVLKLAATTTVARMMERDDFQKRFSNNVPIGIHEFFYPLMQAYDSVALKADMELGGTDQTFNILMGRTLQKAMGQPQQIAMFMPLLEGLDGVEKMSKSLGNYIGVYEPAQVMFKKVMEVPDELILKYFELATDEHPDRIEAFRRELAQGKNPRDVKYALAEIITRLYHTEQEVIQAKAFYDAAFSKKAIPDQLPELGVKAQSRLIELIPLLVQKGFATSNGEFRRLVQQGGVQLNQEKIEDLDRVLADGDVLKIGKKRFVKIVYDMIQPADNPAFHK; encoded by the coding sequence ATGAAAACTGTAGAAGAACAATTTCGGATCATCACCAAAGGGGTCAGTATGCTGGTCAATGAGGAAGAGCTGAAAAACAAACTGGCGGAGTCCCTCAAAAACAACCGTCCCTTAATCATCAAACTGGGGCTCGACCCAAGCGCACCGGATATTCACCTGGGTCATGCCGTGGTACTGCGCAAAATCAAACAGATGCAGGACCTTGGTCACGAAGCCGTGATCATTATCGGTGATTTTACCGGAAAGATCGGCGACCCATCCGGCAAAGCGAAAGGCCGCAATGCCCTATCTGATGAACAAGTAAAGGAAAATGCCAAGACCTATTTCGAGCAGATTTTCAAAGTACTGGACAAGAAGAAAACCACAGTCCGCTATAATAGCGAATGGCTTAGTCAACTGAATTTTGAGGATGTTCTTAAGCTTGCTGCCACAACCACAGTGGCCAGAATGATGGAACGGGATGATTTCCAAAAGCGGTTCAGCAATAATGTCCCTATCGGCATCCATGAATTCTTCTATCCTTTAATGCAGGCCTACGATTCGGTGGCTCTGAAAGCAGATATGGAGCTGGGGGGCACGGACCAGACCTTTAACATCCTGATGGGCAGAACTCTGCAGAAAGCCATGGGACAGCCTCAACAGATCGCCATGTTTATGCCCCTTCTGGAAGGATTGGACGGCGTGGAGAAAATGAGCAAGAGCCTCGGGAACTATATCGGGGTCTATGAGCCCGCCCAAGTGATGTTCAAAAAAGTCATGGAAGTTCCCGATGAATTAATTCTGAAATACTTTGAGCTGGCAACGGATGAACACCCGGACCGCATCGAAGCTTTCCGAAGAGAGCTGGCTCAGGGCAAAAATCCTCGTGATGTCAAATATGCTTTAGCGGAGATCATTACCCGGCTGTATCATACTGAGCAGGAGGTTATCCAGGCCAAGGCATTCTATGATGCTGCCTTCAGCAAAAAGGCTATTCCCGATCAGCTCCCTGAGCTTGGAGTGAAGGCCCAAAGCCGGCTGATTGAGCTTATCCCCCTGCTTGTACAAAAGGGTTTTGCCACCAGCAACGGAGAATTCAGACGCTTGGTTCAGCAAGGGGGAGTACAGCTTAATCAGGAGAAGATTGAGGATTTGGATAGAGTTCTAGCCGACGGCGATGTCTTAAAAATCGGTAAAAAACGCTTTGTCAAAATTGTGTATGACATGATTCAACCCGCTGATAATCCGGCATTTCACAAGTAA
- a CDS encoding small, acid-soluble spore protein, alpha/beta type — translation MAKYNLPVDKNTVASQFNVNLGPEATSRQNGSVGGEMVRRTFESFGKR, via the coding sequence ATGGCAAAGTACAATTTACCAGTAGACAAAAACACGGTAGCATCTCAATTCAATGTTAACTTAGGTCCAGAGGCCACTTCCCGTCAAAATGGTTCCGTCGGAGGAGAAATGGTTCGCCGTACATTTGAAAGTTTTGGTAAAAGATAA
- a CDS encoding nucleotidyltransferase domain-containing protein — MAERILRMENLIRLLEVHGPLTGKEIHEKTAITIFDLWEECNQCADIILSTIGTRYLRLDKHVEGFARLSPSIIREFYNYTVVSLKEQSEEAHAKADHIHQSIKKISKNKFEVAKDIMEKIIASQQDSQSIQEKTCFIISGDVAYDMAHLEPRPEFSTGKMVKGSDLDIVIIYKDLSEEIIKDIDSTIYEWKFYLLKHPSYKEEIDYVIKDLSVVERQLAFEGFESMIAAKVLEEGKFLCGNHALFAEVKNRVADRGIPEKLAVLKERACIDRENARKRLLAYRDSINDKEMKQLFYTTDEREEFF, encoded by the coding sequence ATGGCTGAAAGGATTTTGAGAATGGAGAATCTTATTCGTTTGCTTGAAGTTCATGGACCTCTAACAGGCAAAGAAATCCATGAAAAAACCGCGATAACTATTTTTGATCTCTGGGAGGAGTGTAATCAGTGTGCCGATATTATTTTAAGCACGATTGGAACAAGGTATCTAAGGCTGGATAAACATGTGGAAGGTTTTGCCCGGCTTTCCCCCTCCATAATCAGAGAATTTTATAACTATACGGTTGTCAGTTTGAAGGAACAGTCTGAGGAAGCTCATGCAAAGGCGGACCATATCCATCAATCCATCAAGAAGATCAGTAAAAATAAATTTGAAGTTGCGAAGGATATCATGGAAAAAATCATAGCATCCCAACAGGACTCTCAAAGTATTCAGGAAAAAACATGTTTTATTATTTCGGGGGATGTGGCATATGATATGGCCCATCTTGAACCAAGACCTGAATTTTCTACAGGGAAAATGGTCAAGGGGTCAGATCTCGATATTGTAATTATTTATAAAGATTTGTCTGAAGAAATTATTAAAGATATTGATTCTACCATCTATGAGTGGAAGTTTTATTTACTTAAACATCCCAGTTATAAAGAAGAAATAGATTATGTTATCAAAGATCTTTCCGTAGTGGAGAGACAATTGGCATTTGAAGGATTTGAATCCATGATCGCGGCAAAGGTTCTGGAGGAAGGGAAATTTTTATGTGGGAACCATGCACTGTTTGCTGAGGTCAAAAATAGGGTTGCCGATCGCGGGATACCTGAGAAATTAGCGGTTTTGAAGGAGAGGGCTTGTATAGATAGAGAAAATGCCAGGAAGCGGCTCCTGGCATACAGAGATTCAATCAACGATAAAGAAATGAAGCAACTTTTTTATACAACCGATGAGAGAGAAGAGTTCTTTTAA
- the nagB gene encoding glucosamine-6-phosphate deaminase — protein sequence MDIIIRENYKLMSKYAAEIIAGYVRSKPDCVLGLATGSTPIGTYQELVRMHREEGLDFSQVKTFNLDEYLGAGIDLEKPYPMDQSYARFMHEELLKNINIKKENIHIPDGRTKDPKKFCIWYEEEIKKAGGIDLQLLGLGGDGHWGFNEPGSSLGSRTRVVVLTQQTLDDNYEAFYKKANIERSEMPHFAITMGIGTILEARNILMIVNGARKADMVAKCLEGPITSQITASAIQLHGGEISVVLDEGAASKLLHTDHYRHVESIKRQYGL from the coding sequence ATGGATATTATTATCAGGGAAAATTATAAACTAATGAGCAAATATGCCGCAGAAATCATTGCGGGTTATGTTCGATCCAAGCCGGATTGTGTGCTTGGACTGGCAACAGGAAGTACCCCCATCGGCACCTATCAGGAGCTGGTCAGAATGCACAGGGAAGAGGGTCTTGATTTTTCTCAAGTCAAAACCTTTAATCTTGATGAGTACCTTGGGGCAGGAATTGATCTGGAAAAGCCCTACCCTATGGATCAAAGCTATGCCCGATTCATGCACGAGGAGCTATTGAAGAATATTAATATTAAAAAGGAAAATATACACATACCCGATGGCCGAACCAAAGACCCGAAAAAGTTTTGTATATGGTATGAAGAAGAAATTAAAAAGGCCGGCGGTATTGACCTGCAGCTTTTGGGACTTGGTGGTGACGGGCATTGGGGCTTTAATGAACCTGGGTCATCCCTTGGTTCCAGAACGAGGGTCGTGGTATTAACACAACAGACTCTGGATGATAACTATGAAGCGTTCTACAAAAAAGCCAATATCGAACGCAGTGAGATGCCTCATTTTGCCATTACCATGGGCATCGGAACCATATTGGAAGCAAGGAATATTTTAATGATCGTCAATGGCGCCAGAAAAGCTGATATGGTTGCCAAATGTCTGGAAGGTCCCATTACATCCCAGATCACTGCATCGGCTATACAACTGCATGGCGGCGAGATCTCCGTTGTGCTTGATGAAGGGGCGGCTTCGAAATTATTGCACACTGATCATTACCGCCATGTAGAAAGCATTAAGCGTCAATATGGACTGTAA